The proteins below are encoded in one region of Acidobacteriota bacterium:
- the miaB gene encoding tRNA (N6-isopentenyl adenosine(37)-C2)-methylthiotransferase MiaB, with the protein MNMHDGERLAGLLESAGFEATADPADADVIVINTCSVRERAEEKLFTRLGEFREAAQAVGNQPVIAVTGCVAQQEGAALLKRSKLIDVVVGTQRVKQLPMLVTRALDETDVGPHVDINPHEDVSFPLGIARRTDAIKAYVNIIEGCNEFCAFCVVPYTRGHERMRPSAEILAEVREAAARGHREVQLLGQIVNHYQAPDDATCDFAGLLERVHEVPGIERIRFASPHPRHVTPRLLEAYRTLPKVCRHLHLPVQSGSTRILAAMRRRYSRERYLEIIQEAREVVPDIQLSTDMIVGFPGETTADFEDTLTLTATAQYHSMFSFKYSPRPRTLAIKRMPDDVPEVEKTRRIVQLQALQREIQGALHRRAVGSVQQVLVDATSRRRDHELSGRTGGNTVVNFPGDPAWLGRFAQVRITDAGPNSVRGEIVAVED; encoded by the coding sequence ATGAACATGCACGACGGCGAACGGCTCGCCGGCCTGCTCGAATCCGCCGGATTCGAAGCGACCGCCGACCCGGCCGACGCCGACGTCATCGTCATCAACACTTGCAGCGTCCGCGAACGTGCGGAGGAGAAGCTGTTCACGCGCCTGGGCGAATTCCGTGAAGCCGCACAGGCCGTGGGCAATCAGCCCGTGATCGCCGTCACGGGATGCGTCGCGCAGCAGGAAGGTGCGGCACTCCTGAAACGCTCGAAGTTGATCGACGTCGTCGTTGGCACGCAGCGTGTGAAGCAGCTGCCGATGCTCGTCACGCGCGCGCTGGACGAGACGGATGTCGGCCCGCACGTCGATATCAATCCCCACGAAGACGTGTCGTTTCCGCTTGGCATCGCGCGTCGCACCGATGCGATCAAGGCCTACGTGAACATCATCGAAGGCTGCAACGAGTTCTGCGCATTCTGTGTCGTGCCGTACACGCGCGGCCACGAACGCATGCGACCGTCGGCCGAGATCCTGGCCGAAGTCAGGGAAGCCGCCGCTCGCGGGCACAGGGAAGTACAGCTCCTCGGGCAGATCGTGAACCACTACCAGGCTCCAGACGATGCCACGTGCGATTTCGCGGGTTTGCTGGAGCGCGTGCACGAGGTACCCGGCATCGAGCGGATCCGTTTCGCGAGCCCTCATCCGCGCCACGTGACGCCTCGTCTGCTCGAGGCATACCGCACGCTGCCGAAGGTTTGCCGGCACCTGCACCTGCCAGTCCAATCGGGCTCCACGCGCATTCTGGCTGCGATGCGACGGCGGTATTCCCGCGAGCGCTACCTCGAAATCATCCAGGAGGCCCGCGAAGTCGTCCCAGACATCCAGTTGTCGACAGACATGATCGTCGGCTTCCCGGGCGAGACGACCGCCGACTTCGAGGATACGCTCACGCTGACGGCCACAGCGCAGTACCACAGCATGTTCAGCTTCAAGTACTCGCCGCGCCCGCGTACGCTGGCCATCAAGCGCATGCCAGACGATGTGCCGGAGGTCGAGAAGACGCGCCGCATCGTCCAATTGCAGGCGCTGCAGCGGGAGATCCAGGGCGCGCTGCACAGGCGGGCCGTCGGCAGCGTGCAGCAGGTGCTCGTCGACGCCACGAGCCGGCGCCGCGATCACGAACTGTCTGGCCGCACCGGTGGCAACACGGTCGTCAATTTCCCTGGTGATCCCGCGTGGCTCGGCAGATTCGCGCAGGTCAGGATCACCGACGCCGGCCCGAACAGCGTCCGCGGCGAGATCGTCGCGGTGGAGGACTGA
- a CDS encoding bifunctional nuclease family protein, whose product MPIPMLIKGLMMDPVTNMPIVVLRDHAGERTLPIWIGMFEAHAVALQLENSHSARPMTHDLLRHIIEALGGAVSEIHITDVKEGTFFAHVYVTLHGDTVAVDARPSDALALALRSRAPVYVAEHVLADAKPLAAPTSQETERLQHWLESLDPDDMGQYKM is encoded by the coding sequence ATGCCCATCCCGATGCTGATCAAGGGGCTCATGATGGACCCCGTCACCAACATGCCGATCGTCGTCTTGCGCGATCACGCGGGGGAGCGCACACTCCCCATCTGGATCGGCATGTTCGAGGCACACGCCGTGGCGCTGCAACTGGAGAACAGCCACTCGGCGCGACCGATGACGCACGATCTCCTGCGCCACATCATCGAAGCCCTGGGGGGCGCGGTATCGGAAATCCACATCACGGACGTCAAGGAAGGGACATTCTTCGCGCACGTCTACGTCACGCTGCACGGTGACACCGTCGCCGTCGACGCCAGACCATCAGACGCGCTCGCCCTGGCGCTCCGTTCCAGAGCCCCCGTCTACGTCGCCGAGCACGTCCTGGCCGACGCCAAGCCTCTGGCCGCACCAACGTCCCAGGAGACCGAACGCCTCCAGCACTGGCTGGAGAGCCTCGATCCCGACGACATGGGCCAGTACAAGATGTGA
- a CDS encoding ParA family protein, producing the protein MILAIANQKGGVGKTTTAINLAAALSLRGRPTLLVDLDPQANSTMSFLDMTAVGASMYEAMTGEGGVTLPSIITPTNQPHLSLAPARIALAKLEAKLVGELDAHFRLKEKLAPLESQFPYIVIDCPPTLGLLTVNALVAATHLVVPIQSSYFALEGTDDLLETVGKVQVRANPSLQVLGVLITMHDRRTSLARDIREQIQKVFGQKVFKTVITKSVRLEESPAYKEAIFSFAPESSGASEYYSVSEEVLSRV; encoded by the coding sequence ATGATTCTGGCCATCGCCAATCAGAAGGGCGGCGTGGGGAAGACCACGACCGCGATCAACCTGGCAGCGGCACTGTCTCTGCGCGGACGGCCGACCCTGCTCGTGGACCTCGATCCGCAGGCCAACAGTACGATGTCGTTCCTCGACATGACGGCTGTGGGCGCGAGCATGTACGAGGCGATGACAGGCGAGGGCGGCGTCACGCTGCCGTCGATCATCACGCCAACAAACCAACCGCACCTCAGCCTCGCCCCGGCCCGCATCGCTCTGGCGAAGCTGGAGGCCAAGCTGGTCGGCGAGCTCGATGCCCACTTCCGCCTCAAGGAAAAGCTCGCACCACTCGAATCGCAGTTCCCCTACATCGTCATCGACTGCCCGCCGACCCTGGGGCTCCTCACCGTCAATGCACTCGTCGCGGCCACGCATCTCGTGGTCCCCATCCAGTCGTCATACTTCGCGCTGGAAGGTACGGACGACCTGCTCGAAACGGTGGGGAAGGTGCAGGTTCGCGCCAATCCGTCGCTACAGGTGCTCGGCGTGCTGATTACCATGCACGACCGTCGAACCAGCCTCGCGCGCGACATCCGTGAACAGATTCAGAAAGTGTTCGGCCAGAAGGTGTTCAAGACCGTGATCACGAAGAGCGTCAGGCTCGAGGAGAGCCCGGCGTACAAGGAAGCCATTTTCAGCTTCGCGCCGGAGTCGTCCGGCGCATCCGAGTACTACAGCGTCAGCGAGGAGGTTCTGAGCCGTGTCTAA
- a CDS encoding ParB/RepB/Spo0J family partition protein, whose protein sequence is MRHDAHYVDTLTASAGAPVGRMIPIEHIDPNPNQPRQVMGDLSELIASVKEQGLIEPIVVRQRGTRFQIVAGERRYQAAVRAGIEELPVVIRDVDDVGILEIALVENLQRKDLTAFEEAEALHALCQKAGYTHEKLAQKLGKSRTVITESLSLNQMPDQIKQLCRLADISSKSLLLQVVRQSDPEKMAVLVEQMSRQGGMTRQEVREQAKPKAPARGRPRAYTFTYKAPTKQFAFSLSFKKTTVEPDEVIETLERILDDLKTKRLESHATPDGPTSGE, encoded by the coding sequence ATGCGTCACGACGCACACTACGTCGACACACTGACCGCCTCGGCCGGCGCACCGGTGGGACGGATGATTCCGATCGAGCACATCGATCCGAACCCGAACCAGCCGCGCCAGGTCATGGGCGACCTCTCGGAGCTCATCGCCTCCGTCAAGGAACAGGGGCTCATCGAGCCCATCGTTGTCCGACAGCGCGGGACACGGTTTCAGATCGTGGCGGGGGAGCGTCGCTACCAGGCGGCCGTCAGGGCAGGCATCGAGGAACTCCCTGTCGTCATCCGCGACGTCGATGACGTGGGCATTCTGGAAATCGCCCTGGTCGAGAACCTTCAGCGCAAGGATCTGACGGCATTCGAAGAGGCCGAAGCGCTCCACGCCCTCTGCCAGAAGGCGGGCTACACGCACGAGAAGCTGGCGCAGAAGCTGGGCAAGAGCCGCACGGTGATCACCGAATCGCTCTCGCTCAACCAGATGCCCGACCAGATCAAGCAGCTTTGTCGGCTGGCCGACATTTCCTCCAAGTCATTGCTGTTACAGGTAGTTAGACAAAGTGACCCAGAGAAAATGGCGGTACTCGTCGAGCAGATGTCACGCCAGGGCGGCATGACCCGACAGGAAGTGCGCGAACAGGCCAAACCGAAGGCGCCAGCCAGGGGTCGGCCGCGTGCGTACACATTCACGTACAAGGCGCCCACCAAACAGTTCGCATTCTCCCTGAGCTTCAAGAAGACCACCGTCGAGCCAGACGAGGTCATCGAAACCCTCGAACGCATCCTCGACGACCTCAAGACCAAACGCCTCGAATCCCACGCCACACCGGACGGCCCAACATCCGGGGAATAG
- a CDS encoding LptF/LptG family permease, translating into MLRTLDRYIIRETLAPFGLTLLILTFVLQIPTIMDVAEGLIAKGVTLPTIGQILLTLLPSSLALTIPISLLVGLLMALGRLSADREAVAMQACGVSLYRILRPVLLMALVGTAVTAWIMVDAMPRANQAFRTITFRIVQAKAEGDVKPRVFFTEFPNLVLYVRDVPPNTRGWKGVFLADTRNPGEPQLLTAESGHFVLDPGQRRVDLILEDGILHRSQTDTPAQYELQQFGSLTVQLDPETVFPRQSLAKGDNELTIPELRAKAAELRGQGLSAHNPIMAIQRKYTIPVACLVFGLIALVLGITHRKDGKNAGFVIGIGVVLVYYVLMYMGEALAKGQKVPADLALWIPNIVLGSAGLVLLVLKTRGYEFSPSIRIPVPARVAAWFSRRSAADAPAGDTTPDKAAEAWTTAGRARKPGANQVVIVIKVPQGILPSFNILDRYLSRIYLRVFGVTFLGMLAVFYIAIFTDYSEYLFKGRTTGGLLLSFFAYSTPQYIYYITALAALVGTLVTVGLLTRTSELTVMQACGVSLYRATVPMLLFGLLWSAVLFGMEQSILAASNRRAEELRALIRSGVARTYGLASRQWMAGSHGQLYHYGRFDPGAQRLEDFTVYTFGSRGWNIVGRTYARVATNMNDTTWRADLGWQRTFGDKNAVTQFTVFPTQTIALDPPAYFGVEEPEAVLAERLKVPQLRTHIAELEKAGYSTIPLQVALHRKIAFPFITVIMTLIAIPFGVTTGRKGTMFGIGIGIALAILYWTTQSFFAAVGSAGVLAPPLAAWAPNILFIAIATYLVASART; encoded by the coding sequence ATGCTGCGCACGCTCGATCGCTACATCATCCGTGAGACCCTCGCGCCGTTCGGGCTGACGCTGCTCATCCTGACGTTCGTGCTCCAGATCCCCACGATCATGGACGTCGCCGAAGGACTCATCGCCAAGGGCGTGACGCTGCCGACCATCGGGCAGATCCTCCTGACGCTCCTGCCCTCGTCGCTGGCCCTGACCATCCCCATCAGCCTCCTCGTGGGTCTCCTGATGGCGCTCGGACGACTGTCGGCCGACCGCGAGGCCGTGGCCATGCAGGCGTGCGGCGTCAGCCTCTACCGGATCCTGCGACCCGTGCTCCTGATGGCACTGGTCGGCACGGCCGTCACGGCCTGGATCATGGTCGACGCCATGCCGCGGGCCAATCAGGCCTTCCGGACCATCACCTTCCGGATCGTCCAGGCCAAGGCCGAGGGTGACGTCAAACCACGGGTGTTCTTCACCGAGTTCCCGAACCTCGTCCTGTACGTCCGTGACGTGCCGCCCAATACCAGGGGCTGGAAGGGCGTCTTCCTCGCAGACACCCGCAATCCGGGCGAGCCGCAGCTCCTCACGGCCGAGAGCGGCCATTTCGTCCTGGATCCCGGGCAGCGCCGCGTCGACCTCATCCTCGAAGACGGCATCCTGCACCGCTCGCAGACCGACACGCCGGCGCAGTACGAGCTGCAGCAGTTCGGGTCGCTGACCGTCCAGCTCGACCCTGAGACAGTGTTCCCACGGCAGAGCCTGGCCAAGGGCGACAACGAGCTGACCATCCCGGAGCTGCGCGCCAAGGCGGCGGAGCTGCGCGGTCAAGGGCTGTCTGCCCACAACCCGATCATGGCGATTCAGCGCAAGTACACCATTCCGGTGGCCTGCCTCGTCTTCGGGCTGATTGCGCTCGTGCTCGGCATCACGCACCGCAAGGACGGCAAGAACGCCGGGTTCGTGATCGGCATCGGCGTGGTGCTCGTGTACTACGTGCTGATGTACATGGGCGAGGCCCTCGCCAAAGGCCAGAAGGTGCCCGCCGACCTCGCCCTCTGGATCCCCAACATCGTCCTCGGCTCGGCGGGGCTGGTGCTGCTCGTGCTGAAGACGCGCGGCTACGAGTTCTCCCCGTCGATCAGGATCCCGGTACCGGCGCGCGTGGCCGCGTGGTTCTCACGCCGCAGCGCCGCAGACGCACCGGCCGGCGACACGACGCCCGACAAGGCGGCCGAGGCCTGGACGACAGCCGGGCGCGCGCGAAAGCCAGGCGCCAACCAGGTGGTGATCGTCATCAAGGTGCCGCAGGGGATTCTCCCCTCCTTCAACATCCTCGATCGCTACCTGAGCCGGATCTACCTGCGCGTCTTCGGCGTGACGTTCCTCGGGATGCTGGCGGTGTTCTACATCGCCATCTTCACCGACTACAGCGAGTACCTCTTCAAGGGCCGGACGACGGGGGGATTGCTCCTGAGCTTCTTCGCGTACTCGACGCCGCAGTACATCTACTACATCACCGCGCTGGCGGCGCTCGTCGGCACGCTGGTCACCGTGGGCCTGCTCACGAGGACGAGTGAGCTGACGGTCATGCAGGCGTGCGGCGTGTCGCTGTATCGCGCCACGGTCCCGATGCTGCTGTTCGGGTTGCTCTGGAGCGCGGTGCTCTTCGGCATGGAGCAGAGCATCCTCGCGGCGTCGAACCGGCGGGCGGAGGAACTGCGCGCGCTCATCCGCAGCGGCGTGGCACGCACGTACGGCCTGGCCAGCCGCCAGTGGATGGCGGGCAGTCATGGCCAGTTGTACCACTACGGCCGTTTCGACCCCGGTGCGCAGCGGCTCGAGGACTTCACCGTCTACACCTTCGGGTCGCGGGGCTGGAACATCGTCGGTCGCACGTACGCACGCGTGGCCACGAACATGAACGACACGACATGGCGCGCCGACCTGGGATGGCAGCGCACGTTCGGCGACAAGAATGCCGTGACGCAGTTCACGGTCTTCCCCACGCAGACCATCGCGCTCGATCCGCCGGCGTACTTCGGCGTCGAGGAACCGGAGGCCGTCCTCGCCGAGCGCCTCAAGGTGCCGCAGTTGCGCACGCACATCGCCGAACTGGAGAAGGCCGGCTACAGCACCATTCCGCTGCAGGTGGCCTTGCACAGGAAGATCGCGTTCCCGTTCATCACCGTGATCATGACGCTCATCGCCATCCCCTTCGGCGTCACCACCGGACGCAAGGGCACGATGTTCGGCATCGGCATCGGCATCGCCCTGGCCATCCTCTACTGGACCACCCAGAGCTTCTTTGCCGCCGTCGGTAGCGCCGGTGTGCTGGCTCCCCCGCTCGCCGCCTGGGCCCCGAACATTCTCTTCATCGCCATCGCCACCTATCTGGTCGCCAGCGCCCGCACGTGA
- the xerD gene encoding site-specific tyrosine recombinase XerD has product MDAYLDHLRVVRRLQPLSVESYSRDLLHLARFAAGRGTTPDALTLHDLEAFVRRLMAEGYSPRSVARMVAGVRGFYRHLLIGRAIAANPAEDLRPPRAWRELPRYLSLDEVDALLAAPDLTTPRGRRDRALLDVLYATGLRVSELVSLRPSDVNLDAGYLTCIGKGDKQRIVPVGEQAIAALEAYLSDGRAALTKGRSSPWLFPSGRGIAALTRVGFWKLLKAYALKAGVTTGVSPHVLRHSFATHLLDRGADLRAIQMMLGHAALSTTQIYTHVLEARLKRLYDAHHPRS; this is encoded by the coding sequence ATCGACGCCTACCTCGATCACCTGCGCGTCGTGCGTCGCCTGCAGCCACTGTCTGTCGAGAGCTACAGTCGCGACCTGCTGCACCTGGCGCGCTTCGCTGCCGGCAGGGGCACCACGCCTGACGCGTTGACGCTCCACGACCTCGAGGCGTTCGTCCGGCGCTTGATGGCGGAAGGATACTCGCCACGCTCGGTCGCCCGCATGGTGGCCGGTGTGCGAGGGTTCTACAGGCATCTCCTGATCGGACGCGCCATCGCGGCCAACCCGGCGGAAGATTTGCGGCCGCCTCGCGCCTGGCGCGAATTGCCGCGCTACCTGTCGCTCGACGAGGTCGATGCGCTCCTGGCCGCACCGGACCTGACGACACCGAGGGGCAGGCGGGACAGGGCGTTGCTCGACGTGCTGTATGCCACGGGACTTCGCGTCTCCGAGCTCGTGTCGCTCCGCCCGTCTGACGTGAACCTCGATGCCGGCTATCTCACGTGCATCGGCAAGGGCGACAAGCAGCGAATCGTGCCCGTGGGGGAGCAGGCGATCGCGGCACTCGAGGCCTACCTCTCCGACGGCCGCGCGGCCCTCACGAAAGGTCGCTCGTCACCGTGGCTGTTTCCGAGCGGCCGCGGAATCGCGGCGCTCACGCGCGTCGGGTTCTGGAAGTTGTTGAAAGCGTATGCCCTGAAGGCCGGCGTCACGACCGGCGTGTCGCCGCACGTGCTGCGGCATTCCTTCGCCACGCATCTGCTCGATCGCGGTGCGGATCTCCGTGCGATCCAGATGATGCTCGGACACGCCGCGCTCTCCACGACGCAGATCTACACGCACGTGCTCGAAGCCCGCCTCAAGCGTCTCTACGACGCCCACCATCCGCGCAGCTGA
- a CDS encoding ABC transporter ATP-binding protein — MIEIRNLSKSYKTRAGETWVLRRIDLDITDGEFVTIMGPSGAGKSTLLSIMGLYDHAWTGSYVLKGEPVHARSARERAALNQRHIGFVFQQFHLLDDLTVAENLDIPLSYRDVPRSERQALVADMLDRFHMVGKKDLFPNQLSGGQQQLVAVARAIIAKPSVLLADEPTGNLHSDQGREIMELFRQLNEAGTTIVQVTHSDVNAAYGHRTIRLRDGWMEDENGAIP; from the coding sequence ATGATCGAGATTCGCAACCTGTCCAAGTCGTACAAGACCCGCGCCGGTGAAACGTGGGTGCTGCGACGCATCGACCTCGACATCACGGATGGCGAGTTCGTCACGATCATGGGGCCGAGCGGGGCGGGCAAATCCACCTTGTTGTCGATCATGGGGCTCTACGACCACGCGTGGACGGGCAGCTACGTCCTGAAGGGAGAGCCGGTGCACGCCAGGTCGGCGCGGGAACGGGCGGCGCTCAACCAGCGGCACATCGGCTTCGTGTTCCAGCAGTTCCACCTGCTCGACGACCTCACCGTGGCCGAGAACCTCGACATCCCGCTCTCCTATCGCGACGTCCCGCGGTCCGAGCGCCAGGCGCTGGTAGCCGACATGCTCGACCGCTTCCACATGGTCGGCAAGAAGGATCTCTTCCCGAATCAGCTCAGCGGCGGACAGCAGCAACTCGTGGCCGTGGCCCGCGCCATCATCGCCAAGCCGTCGGTGCTGCTTGCCGACGAACCGACCGGCAACCTGCACAGCGATCAGGGCCGCGAGATCATGGAACTGTTCCGCCAACTGAACGAGGCCGGCACGACGATCGTCCAGGTCACGCACTCGGACGTCAACGCCGCCTACGGCCATCGCACGATCCGCTTGCGCGACGGCTGGATGGAGGACGAGAACGGCGCGATTCCATAG
- a CDS encoding DUF2384 domain-containing protein, with translation MEAALAYPTGRYPAVTAPDLTARDTRERLSGAALRGFFNIMARWQVRDEDARVLLGGVSNGPFYEMKRQPDRTLDTDRLTRVSYLVGIYKALHILHGEALADQWVHLPNTNPIFAGETPLAYMRRGGLPAMQTIR, from the coding sequence ATGGAAGCCGCCCTCGCCTATCCGACCGGCCGCTACCCGGCCGTCACCGCACCCGATCTGACGGCGCGGGATACGCGCGAGCGGTTGTCGGGGGCGGCGCTTCGAGGGTTCTTCAACATCATGGCGCGCTGGCAGGTGCGCGACGAGGATGCGCGCGTGCTGCTGGGCGGCGTCAGCAACGGCCCGTTCTACGAGATGAAGCGCCAGCCCGATCGCACGCTCGACACCGATCGGCTCACGCGCGTCTCGTATCTCGTAGGCATCTACAAGGCCCTCCACATCCTGCACGGCGAGGCGCTCGCCGACCAGTGGGTGCACCTCCCCAACACGAACCCCATCTTCGCCGGCGAGACGCCGCTGGCCTACATGCGCCGCGGCGGCCTGCCGGCCATGCAGACCATCAGATGA
- a CDS encoding RES family NAD+ phosphorylase, with translation MTSPPARLVRQVDTHRLVPSCHRRKGDSVLVDIADDDAHLRALFELDSATNDRLLAGAHLLPGIGLDELVAGVPNAIVVNASFCHAHPLGARFSSPDRGAWYAGFELAMSQAEVAFHKSVQLAEIGRFEDSITYDDYLADCSGSFHDLRTTRAFQTCLAPDSYEASQALAERLLHTGSLGVVYPSVRKAGGTCLACFRPAVVGHVRLANTYRFTWHGTPRPEIRIEKPRH, from the coding sequence ATGACATCCCCGCCGGCTCGTCTCGTCCGCCAGGTCGACACGCATCGTCTCGTGCCCTCGTGTCATCGCCGGAAGGGCGACAGCGTCCTCGTGGACATCGCAGACGATGACGCGCACCTGCGGGCGCTGTTCGAGCTCGATAGCGCCACGAACGACCGCCTGCTCGCCGGCGCGCACCTGCTGCCCGGCATCGGCCTCGATGAACTGGTCGCCGGCGTGCCGAATGCCATTGTCGTGAATGCCTCGTTCTGCCACGCGCACCCGCTAGGCGCGCGATTCAGCAGTCCCGACCGCGGCGCGTGGTATGCGGGGTTCGAACTCGCCATGTCGCAGGCAGAAGTGGCCTTTCACAAGTCGGTGCAGCTGGCCGAGATCGGACGTTTCGAGGACTCGATCACGTACGACGACTACCTGGCCGACTGCAGCGGCAGCTTTCACGATCTGCGCACCACCCGCGCGTTCCAAACGTGCCTCGCGCCGGACAGTTACGAGGCGTCACAGGCGCTTGCCGAGCGTCTGCTGCACACCGGCTCGCTGGGTGTCGTGTACCCGAGTGTCAGGAAGGCCGGCGGCACCTGCCTCGCCTGCTTCCGGCCTGCAGTTGTCGGGCACGTACGGCTGGCGAACACCTACCGCTTCACGTGGCACGGCACACCGCGCCCGGAAATTCGCATCGAGAAACCGCGGCACTGA